One genomic region from Tachysurus fulvidraco isolate hzauxx_2018 chromosome 14, HZAU_PFXX_2.0, whole genome shotgun sequence encodes:
- the LOC113656211 gene encoding matrix metalloproteinase-9-like, with protein MRSILAFMVLGACTLSAWSKPIDSKDVSFPEDILKNMTDIQMADSYLERFGYKMILHKSGRQGAVSNSKALKRLQTQLGLEETGELDQPTIDAMKKPRCGVPDVRNYKTFDGDLKWDHNDVTYRILNYSPDLDVSTIDDAFARAFKVWSDVTPLTFRRLYDGTADIMISFGKKDHGDFYPFDGKDGLLAHAYPPGEGVQGDAHFDDDEYWTLGKGPAIKTYFGNADGALCNFPFRFEGKSYSSCTTEGREDGLPWCATTADYDKDKKYGFCPSELLYTFDGNADGEACVFPFEFEGKTYTSCTTDGRDDGYRWCATTSSFDKDKKYGFCPNRDTAVIGGNSEGEPCQFPFIFLEKSYTSCTSEGRSDGKLWCATTSNYDKDQKWGFCPDKGYSLFLVAAHEFGHALGLDHSNIQDALMYPMYKYIADFSLHQDDIEGIQYLYGPKKGPKPTPPKPSTTTSSPVSTGKPNKKTPQTTPSTASTTTPSVYTPVDPSVDPCTVDKFDAITEIQGELHFFKDGYYWTSSNRGNKEHKGPFMVSERWPGLPAKLDTAFEDPLTKQMYFFAGTQFWEFTGKDVRGPRSIEKLGLPGSLKKVEGSLQRGKGKVLLFSGENYWRLNLKTQKIDKGYPYHIDNKFGGVPVDAHDVFLYNGHYFFCREIYYWRMTSKYQVDRVGYIYELLNCPNF; from the exons ATGAGGAGTAtcttggcattcatggttcttGGGGCCTGCACTTTAAGTGCATGGTCCAAACCAATTGATTCCAAAGATGTGTCCTTCCCCGAGGATATACTCAAAAAcatgacagacatacagatggCTGAT AGCTACCTGGAGCGCTTTGGTTATAAGATGATTCTGCATAAGAGTGGACGACAAGGAGCAGTGTCGAATTCTAAAGCTCTGAAGAGGTTACAGACTCAGCTGGGTCTGGAAGAGACTGGTGAGCTGGATCAACCAACAATTGATGCCATGAAGAAGCCACGCTGTGGTGTGCCAGACGTCCGCAACTACAAAACATTTGACGGAGACCTGAAGTGGGATCACAATGACGTTACATACAG gATTCTGAACTACTCACCAGACTTAGACGTCTCTACTATTGACGATGCCTTCGCCCGAGCCTTCAAAGTGTGGAGTGATGTCACACCCCTAACTTTCAGACGGCTCTACGATGGCACTGCTGATATCATGATCTCATTCGGAAAAAAAG ATCATGGAGATTTCTACCCATTTGATGGGAAAGATGGCTTGCTGGCACACGCTTATCCTCCAGGTGAAGGAGTGCAGGGAGATGCTCactttgatgatgatgaatacTGGACACTTGGCAAGGGACCCG CAATCAAGACCTACTTCGGCAATGCAGATGGTGCACTGTGTAATTTCCCATTCCGGTTTGAGGGAAAGTCCTATTCTAGTTGTACCACTGAAGGTCGTGAAGATGGCCTGCCATGGTGTGCCACAACTGCTGATTATGACAAAGACAAGAAATATGGTTTCTGCCCAAGCGAGC TTCTGTACACATTTGATGGAAATGCAGATGGTGAAGCTTGTGTCTTtccgtttgagtttgaggggaAAACATACACCAGTTGTACCACTGATGGACGTGATGATGGGTATCGCTGGTGTGCTACTACATCCAGCTTCGACAAGGACAAAAAATATGGGTTCTGTCCTAACCGAG ATACTGCTGTGATTGGTGGAAACTCTGAAGGGGAGCCGTGTCAGTTTCCTTTCATCTTCCTGGAGAAGTCCTATACTTCCTGCACAAGTGAAGGCCGTAGTGATGGAAAACTCTGGTGTGCCACAACCAGCAACTATGACAAGGACCAGAAATGGGGATTTTGCCCAGATAAGG GTTACAGTCTGTTCCTGGTGGCAGCCCATGAGTTTGGACATGCTCTTGGTCTTGATCATTCCAACATACAGGATGCTCTGATGTACCCCATGTACAAATATATAGCTGACTTCTCTTTGCATCAGGATGACATTGAGGGCATCCAGTATCTTTATG GACCCAAAAAAGGCCCAAAGCCGACTCCACCAAAGCCATCAACCACTACATCTTCTCCGGTTTCTACTGGCAAAcccaataaaaaaacaccacagacGACTCCATCTACAGCTTCCACCACAACTCCATCTGTATATACACCTGTGGACCCCTCAGTGGATCCTTGCACGGTGGACAAATTTGATGCAATCACAGAGATCCAGGGAGAGCTTCACTTCTTCAAAGATGG GTATTACTGGACATCCTCAAATCGTGGTAACAAGGAACACAAAGGCCCTTTCATGGTCTCTGAGAGATGGCCTGGTCTGCCAGCCAAGCTCGACACTGCTTTTGAGGACCCTCTTACAAAACAAATGTACTTCTTTGCAG GAACTCAGTTCTGGGAGTTCACTGGAAAGGATGTACGGGGACCACGCAGTATTGAAAAACTTGGTTTGCCTGGAAGTTTAAAGAAGGTTGAAGGATCATTGCAGAGGGGAAAGGGCAAGGTGCTGCTTTTTAGTGGAGAGAATTACTGGAG GCTGAATCTGAAGACTCAGAAGATAGATAAAGGATACCCATACCACATTGACAACAAATTTGGTGGGGTTCCAGTGGATGCCCATGATGTGTTCCTCTATAATG GGCACTATTTCTTCTGTCGAGAGATCTACTACTGGAGAATGACCAGCAAGTATCAGGTTGATAGAGTTGGATATATCTATGAACTCCTGAATTGTCCCAACTTCTGA
- the mmp9 gene encoding matrix metalloproteinase-9 — protein sequence MRSILAFMVLGACTLSAWSKPINSRHVSFPGDILKNMTDIQMADSYLERFGYKRILDKSGRQGAVLTHKALRRLQTQLGLEETGELDQPTIDAMKKPRCGVPDVRNYQTFDGDLKWDHNDVTYRILNYSPDLDVSTIDDAFARAFKVWSDVTPLTFRRLYDGTADIMISFGKKDHGDPYPFDGKDGLLAHAYPPGEGVQGDAHFDDDEYWTLGKGPAIKTYFGNADGALCNFPFRFEGKSYSSCTTEGREDGLPWCATTANFDKDKKYGFCPSELLYTFDGNADGEACVFPFVFEGKTYTSCTTEGRDDGYRWCATTSSFDKDKKYGFCPNRDTAVIGGNSEGEPCQFPFIFLEKSFTSCTSEGRSDGKLWCATTSNYDKDQKWGFCPDKGYSLFLVAAHEFGHALGLDHSNIQDALMYPMYKYIADFSLHQDDIEGIQYLYGPKKGPKPTPPKPSTTTASTISTAKPTKKTPKTTPSTASTTTPSVFTPVDPSVDPCTADRFDAITEIQGELHFFKDGYYWTSSSSGNKERKGPFLVSERWPGLPAKLDTAFEDPITKQMYFFAETQFWEFTGKNVRGPRSIEKLGLPANVDKVEGSLQRGKGKVLLFSGENYWRMDLKTQQMDKGFPQQTDMTFGGVPVDAHDVFLFKGNYYFCRNIYYWRMTSKRQVDRVGYVYELLNCPDY from the exons ATGAGAAGTAtcttggcattcatggttcttGGGGCCTGCACTTTAAGTGCATGGTCCAAACCAATTAATTCCAGACATGTGTCCTTCCCCGGGGATATACTCAAAAAcatgacagacatacagatggCTGAT AGCTATCTGGAGCGCTTCGGTTATAAAAGGATTCTGGATAAGAGTGGACGACAGGGAGCAGTGCTGACTCATAAAGCTCTGAGAAGGTTACAGACTCAGCTGGGTCTGGAAGAGACTGGTGAGCTGGACCAACCAACAATCGATGCCATGAAGAAGCCACGCTGTGGTGTGCCAGACGTCCGCAACTACCAAACATTTGACGGAGACCTGAAGTGGGATCACAATGACGTTACATACAG GATTCTGAACTACTCACCAGACTTAGACGTCTCTACTATTGACGATGCCTTCGCCCGAGCCTTCAAAGTGTGGAGTGATGTCACACCCCTAACTTTCAGACGGCTCTACGATGGCACTGCTGATATCATGATCTCATTTGGAAAAAAAG ATCATGGAGACCCCTACCCATTTGATGGGAAAGATGGCTTGCTGGCACATGCTTATCCTCCAGGTGAAGGAGTGCAGGGAGATGCTCactttgatgatgatgaatacTGGACACTTGGCAAGGGACCCG CAATCAAGACCTACTTCGGCAATGCAGATGGTGCACTGTGTAATTTCCCATTCCGGTTTGAGGGAAAGTCCTATTCTAGTTGTACCACTGAAGGTCGTGAAGATGGCCTGCCATGGTGTGCCACAACTGCTAATTTTGACAAGGACAAGAAATATGGTTTCTGCCCAAGCGAGC TTCTGTACACATTTGATGGGAATGCAGATGGTGAAGCTTGTGTCTTTCCGTTTGTGTTTGAGGGGAAAACATACACCAGTTGTACCACTGAGGGACGTGATGATGGGTATCGCTGGTGTGCTACTACATCCAGCTTCGACAAGGACAAAAAATATGGGTTCTGTCCTAACCGAG ATACTGCTGTGATTGGTGGAAACTCTGAGGGGGAGCCGTGTCAGTTTCCTTTCATCTTCCTGGAGAAGTCCTTTACTTCCTGCACAAGTGAAGGCCGTAGTGATGGAAAACTCTGGTGTGCCACAACCAGCAACTATGACAAGGACCAGAAATGGGGATTTTGCCCAGATAAGG GTTACAGTCTGTTCCTGGTGGCAGCCCATGAGTTTGGACATGCTCTTGGTCTTGATCATTCCAACATACAGGATGCTCTGATGTACCCCATGTACAAATATATAGCTGACTTCTCTTTGCATCAGGATGACATTGAGGGCATCCAGTATCTTTATG GACCCAAAAAAGGCCCAAAGCCTACTCCACCAAAGCCATCAACCACTACAGCATCTACAATTTCTACTGCCAAACCTActaaaaaaacaccaaagacGACTCCATCTACAGCTTCCACCACAACTCCATCTGTGTTTACGCCTGTGGACCCCTCAGTGGATCCTTGCACGGCGGATAGATTTGATGCAATCACAGAGATCCAGGGAGAGCTTCACTTCTTCAAAGATGG GTATTATTGGACGTCCTCAAGTAGTGGTAATAAGGAACGCAAAGGCCCTTTCTTAGTCTCTGAGAGATGGCCTGGTCTGCCAGCTAAGCTCGACACTGCTTTCGAGGACCCTATTACAAAACAAATGTACTTCTTTGCAG AAACTCAGTTCTGGGAGTTCACTGGAAAGAATGTACGGGGACCACGCAGTATTGAGAAACTTGGTTTGCCTGCCAACGTGGATAAGGTTGAAGGATCATTGCAGAGGGGAAAGGGCAAGGTGCTGCTTTTTAGTGGGGAGAATTACTGGAG GATGGATCTGAAGACTCAGCAGATGGATAAAGGGTTCCcacaacagacagacatgacCTTTGGTGGGGTTCCAGTGGATGCTCACGATGTGTTCCTCTTTAAAG gAAACTATTACTTCTGTCGAAACATCTACTACTGGAGAATGACCAGCAAGAGACAGGTTGATAGAGTTGGATATGTCTATGAACTCCTGAACTGTCCCGACTACTGA